A region of the Pseudomonadota bacterium genome:
AAATACCGGGCGGTCGGCGGAGCTTCGCCGCTGCCCGGTATCTGCCGTGAAATTCAGCAAAAACTTGCCCGCAAGCTGGGAGAAATTCCGGTCTATCTCGCCTTTCGCTATTCGGCTCCGGATATCGCCGGCGTCGTTCGCGAAATGGCGGAAAGCGGGGTAACCAGGATCTATGCCCTGTCACTTTCGCCCCATTCCTCCAAAATCAGTTCAGCGGCCTATTATCAGGCTCTGGACAAAGCCGCTTCCGATTCTCGGCTTGAGATCGTCCGCCTGGAAAACTGGTACCGGGCAGCCGCCTATAACCGTCTGCTGGCCGATCGCATTCTGGAAACCGCGCAAGCAAACCGCTTTTCACTGACCGCCGCTCAAACTCATCTGCTTTTTTCGGCTCACAATATTCCGCGCAGTTATATCGCCGAGGGGGACCATTACGTCACCGAGATTGAAAACAATATCGCCGCGATTCTCCGTCTGCTGCCGACCTGTTCCTCCTCCCTGGCTTACCAGAGCAAAGGCAACGCCCCCGGGGCCTGGCTGGAACCGGAAATAGAAACACATCTGCTGGACCTGAAAAAACGCGGCCATACCGATATCATCATCGTTCCGATCAGCTTCAGCATGGACCATCTGGAAACCCTGTATGATCTCGATCTCGAAATAAAAGCCTTTTGCGAACAGGAAAACCTGCGTTGCCGCCGTTCGCGACCGGCCAACGCCGACGATGATTTCATCGAGATGCTGGCGCGCTTCACCGACCGCCGTCTGGCCGATGACTGAACGGTCGTTTTTCTATCCAGCCTGAGGCGCGGCCATCTTTCCAGCCCGTCTTTCAATCCTTTTGCCGGAGAGTTAAGTTTATGTCC
Encoded here:
- the hemH gene encoding ferrochelatase, with protein sequence MTLMKKALLLLAYGGPEKAEQIEPFLKQLLQRDPLPPGLCERVEKKYRAVGGASPLPGICREIQQKLARKLGEIPVYLAFRYSAPDIAGVVREMAESGVTRIYALSLSPHSSKISSAAYYQALDKAASDSRLEIVRLENWYRAAAYNRLLADRILETAQANRFSLTAAQTHLLFSAHNIPRSYIAEGDHYVTEIENNIAAILRLLPTCSSSLAYQSKGNAPGAWLEPEIETHLLDLKKRGHTDIIIVPISFSMDHLETLYDLDLEIKAFCEQENLRCRRSRPANADDDFIEMLARFTDRRLADD